The Exiguobacterium mexicanum genome includes a window with the following:
- a CDS encoding TVP38/TMEM64 family protein, whose translation MPRPLKLSLMLAVFGSIFYITHFHYELRPSDVRDVVLSFGWWGPVVFFLIYAIGPIIFLPTSVLSLGAGLAFGVWPGVLYILFGATAAAVTGYVMARLFGRSVLKVESYPWSEKLFTQMEQRGFLYVFVLRLIPLVSFDLLSYAGGIAKVKFKSFILATVLGMIPGTLAYSFLGASLASGSITLVVIAALVFVTLIGVTYYFREPVKRWLGLTSD comes from the coding sequence GTGCCACGCCCGCTCAAACTCAGTCTCATGCTCGCCGTGTTCGGGAGCATCTTCTATATCACGCACTTCCATTATGAGCTTCGCCCGTCTGATGTCCGTGATGTCGTCTTGTCGTTCGGCTGGTGGGGTCCGGTCGTCTTCTTCCTCATCTATGCGATCGGCCCAATCATCTTCTTGCCGACATCCGTGCTGTCACTTGGGGCCGGTCTCGCCTTCGGGGTGTGGCCCGGCGTCCTCTATATCTTGTTCGGGGCGACGGCCGCGGCCGTGACCGGGTACGTCATGGCCCGACTGTTCGGCCGTTCCGTGCTCAAGGTCGAGAGCTATCCGTGGTCGGAGAAACTGTTCACGCAGATGGAACAACGTGGTTTTCTATACGTGTTTGTCTTGCGGCTCATCCCGCTCGTCAGCTTCGATTTACTCAGTTACGCCGGCGGCATTGCCAAAGTCAAATTCAAGTCGTTTATCCTGGCGACCGTGCTCGGCATGATTCCCGGGACACTCGCCTACAGTTTTCTCGGTGCGAGTCTCGCCTCGGGAAGCATCACCTTGGTCGTCATCGCCGCCCTCGTCTTCGTCACGTTGATCGGCGTCACCTACTATTTCCGGGAACCCGTCAAACGGTGGCTCGGGCTCACGTCAGACTAG
- a CDS encoding methyl-accepting chemotaxis protein: MSSTKRNQLMLVTTFVIVLTSVTVHLLHRFTDFAYTYTVLRNGAVGYAYPIATWVLFAVPIVLLIAMVVSQRVKPQLFPHLMMLTLTFSSISTVAGGQGLVEYHFSIFVVLAILSFMRRIDLIVYSTVIFAVQHLAGYFLVPEIICGTADYPFSLLLVHAVYLILLSAVLIAQIHFRNLESSRVKAQEDETRRLLKQAVTDASQLVMTLKNHATELETAANQSLESGEQIAVTVDPIVAHATEQETSMNHGADEIQSIRSLTALIQERMAQTAAASSRIAADTIAGDGDMRRMEAKVEEIISESERLERVVTTMSNRSTEIQAILQHVETISDQTNMLALNASIEAARAGDAGRGFAVVASEVGKLAVQSRDYAAEMTRVLGGLMDDTIIVRDSAQLFKRATENCQTVSADVTAVFHRLTEDVSEIDGQISSIQETRQRVTSQMETLETRLATTKRAASELQQQIQHVAAATEEQVAIQKELSHMSDRLASTASTLEDVTGQLEARAN, translated from the coding sequence ATGAGTTCTACGAAACGCAATCAATTGATGCTCGTCACCACGTTCGTTATCGTCTTGACGTCTGTCACCGTCCATCTGCTCCACCGCTTCACGGATTTTGCCTATACGTACACCGTGCTCCGAAACGGTGCCGTCGGTTACGCATATCCCATCGCGACATGGGTCCTGTTTGCCGTTCCGATTGTGCTACTGATCGCCATGGTCGTCAGCCAACGTGTGAAACCACAACTGTTCCCGCACTTGATGATGCTCACGCTCACGTTTTCGAGCATCTCGACCGTCGCCGGTGGGCAAGGGCTCGTCGAGTATCACTTCTCGATTTTCGTCGTCTTGGCGATTCTGTCGTTCATGCGTCGTATCGACTTAATCGTCTACAGTACCGTCATCTTCGCCGTGCAGCATCTGGCCGGCTATTTCTTGGTCCCCGAGATCATCTGTGGGACGGCCGACTATCCGTTCAGCTTGTTGCTCGTCCATGCGGTCTATCTCATCTTACTGAGTGCCGTGCTCATCGCGCAGATTCACTTCCGTAACCTTGAGTCGTCGCGTGTCAAAGCACAGGAAGACGAGACCCGTCGTTTGCTGAAGCAAGCCGTCACCGATGCGAGTCAACTCGTCATGACACTCAAAAACCATGCGACCGAACTCGAGACGGCCGCCAACCAGTCGCTCGAATCTGGTGAACAAATCGCCGTCACCGTCGATCCGATTGTCGCCCACGCGACCGAGCAAGAGACGTCGATGAACCATGGGGCCGATGAGATTCAATCGATTCGCTCCCTCACGGCGCTCATCCAAGAACGGATGGCCCAAACAGCTGCCGCTTCGTCACGGATTGCGGCCGACACCATCGCCGGGGACGGCGACATGCGACGGATGGAGGCGAAAGTCGAAGAAATCATTAGCGAATCGGAACGACTCGAACGCGTGGTCACGACGATGTCGAACCGATCGACCGAAATTCAAGCCATCCTGCAGCACGTCGAGACAATCAGCGACCAGACGAACATGCTGGCTTTGAACGCCTCGATTGAAGCCGCACGGGCCGGTGATGCCGGTCGTGGTTTCGCCGTCGTCGCTTCTGAGGTCGGCAAGCTCGCCGTCCAGTCTCGAGATTATGCAGCTGAGATGACCCGCGTTCTAGGTGGACTGATGGATGACACAATCATCGTCCGCGATTCAGCACAGTTGTTCAAACGCGCGACCGAGAACTGTCAAACCGTCTCGGCCGATGTGACGGCCGTCTTCCATCGTTTGACCGAAGATGTCTCCGAAATCGACGGTCAAATCAGTTCGATTCAAGAGACACGTCAACGCGTGACGTCGCAGATGGAGACGCTCGAAACGCGCCTCGCGACGACGAAACGAGCGGCGAGCGAACTGCAGCAACAGATTCAGCACGTCGCCGCCGCGACCGAGGAACAAGTCGCCATCCAAAAAGAGTTGAGCCACATGTCGGACCGCCTCGCCTCGACCGCGAGCACGTTAGAAGACGTGACCGGTCAGCTCGAAGCCCGAGCGAACTAA
- a CDS encoding MarR family winged helix-turn-helix transcriptional regulator — MRDQLREIGMIARALDSISNIEFKELELTKGQYLYLVRICEEPGIIQEKLAELIKVDRTTAARAIQKLETNGLIIKQDDPHNKKIKRLVPTERGKALYPVIIREHEHSTNVALAGLSDQEAEQLLRLLKRVRHNIEGDWDAVKKGKKRDY, encoded by the coding sequence ATGAGAGACCAGTTGCGTGAAATCGGGATGATTGCCCGCGCCCTCGATTCGATCAGCAATATCGAGTTCAAAGAGCTCGAGCTGACGAAAGGGCAATATCTGTATTTGGTCCGGATTTGTGAGGAGCCGGGCATCATTCAAGAGAAGCTCGCCGAACTCATCAAAGTCGACCGGACGACGGCGGCGCGGGCGATTCAAAAGTTGGAGACGAACGGGTTGATCATCAAGCAGGACGACCCGCACAACAAGAAAATCAAGCGGCTCGTCCCGACTGAACGGGGCAAGGCGCTGTATCCGGTCATCATCCGAGAGCACGAACATTCGACTAACGTCGCGCTCGCCGGGCTGAGCGACCAAGAAGCCGAGCAACTGCTCCGACTGTTGAAGCGGGTCCGCCACAATATTGAAGGGGACTGGGACGCGGTGAAGAAAGGGAAGAAACGAGACTACTAG
- a CDS encoding TerC family protein: MTLLIAFLALVIFMLALDLGVFHRKAHEVSLREAWTWTFVWIGIALAFGGWLFYSQGGTAATEYASVYFIEKALAIDNVFVFSLVFAYFAIPLKYQHKVLFWGILGAIFFRAVFIVAGVSLLENFGWVYYVFGAFLIYTGWMMFKNIGKDESLEENKTIRWLERRLPITQDISSGKFTKRINGKLFFTPLFIALIFIELSDIVFAVDSVAASFAYSRDPYIIFYANIMAILGLRSLYFVLANLIDRFYYLKHGLSFMLVFIGTKMIFGDVYKMPIWMSLGTIVLVISISVVYSFYKTKPNQQTNV; this comes from the coding sequence TTGACCCTACTCATCGCCTTTTTGGCACTCGTCATCTTCATGCTCGCACTTGACCTCGGGGTGTTCCACCGCAAGGCACACGAAGTCTCGCTCCGCGAGGCATGGACATGGACGTTCGTCTGGATCGGGATCGCCCTCGCGTTCGGCGGATGGTTGTTTTACTCACAAGGTGGCACGGCCGCGACAGAATATGCGAGCGTCTACTTCATCGAGAAAGCACTCGCCATCGATAACGTGTTCGTCTTCTCGCTCGTGTTCGCCTACTTCGCGATTCCGCTCAAGTATCAGCATAAGGTGTTGTTCTGGGGCATTCTCGGGGCCATCTTCTTCCGGGCCGTCTTCATCGTCGCCGGGGTGTCGTTGTTAGAGAACTTCGGTTGGGTCTATTACGTGTTCGGTGCCTTCCTCATCTATACCGGATGGATGATGTTCAAAAACATCGGCAAGGACGAGTCGCTCGAAGAGAACAAGACGATCCGTTGGCTCGAGCGCCGCTTGCCGATCACGCAAGACATCTCGTCTGGTAAGTTCACGAAACGCATCAACGGCAAACTGTTCTTCACGCCGCTGTTCATCGCGCTCATCTTCATCGAGCTGTCGGATATCGTCTTCGCCGTCGACTCGGTCGCGGCCAGCTTCGCCTACTCGCGTGACCCGTATATCATCTTCTACGCGAACATCATGGCGATCCTCGGACTCCGTAGCCTCTACTTCGTCCTTGCCAACTTGATCGACCGCTTCTACTACTTGAAGCACGGACTCAGCTTCATGCTTGTCTTCATCGGGACGAAGATGATTTTCGGCGATGTGTACAAGATGCCGATTTGGATGTCGCTTGGGACGATCGTCCTAGTCATCTCGATCAGCGTCGTCTATAGTTTTTATAAAACGAAACCAAATCAACAGACAAACGTATAA
- a CDS encoding GNAT family N-acetyltransferase: protein MMITIKACTIEDVDALRTISIETFTETFEAENDPAHLAAYLERAYNVAQLKKELSNPDSQFFFARLDGEVAGYLKVNANNAQTEAMGEEAFELERIYVRRKFQGSGVGKALYDQAITCAGELNKREIWLGVWEHNHKALAFYRKHGFVQTGAHTFYMGDDAQVDLIMAKPLRP, encoded by the coding sequence ATCATGATCACCATCAAAGCTTGTACAATTGAAGACGTTGACGCACTTCGCACCATCAGCATCGAGACGTTCACGGAGACGTTCGAAGCCGAGAATGACCCGGCGCATTTGGCCGCGTATCTCGAGCGGGCGTACAACGTAGCGCAACTTAAAAAAGAGCTTTCGAATCCGGACTCACAGTTCTTCTTCGCCAGACTTGACGGGGAAGTCGCCGGTTATCTAAAAGTGAACGCCAACAATGCCCAGACCGAGGCCATGGGCGAAGAGGCGTTCGAACTCGAACGGATTTATGTGCGACGGAAGTTCCAAGGTAGTGGCGTCGGGAAGGCGTTGTATGACCAGGCCATCACGTGCGCGGGTGAGCTGAACAAACGTGAAATCTGGCTCGGTGTGTGGGAACATAACCATAAGGCACTCGCCTTTTACCGAAAGCACGGCTTCGTCCAGACCGGGGCGCATACGTTTTATATGGGTGACGACGCTCAAGTCGATTTGATTATGGCCAAGCCGCTTCGTCCGTGA
- a CDS encoding DUF2200 domain-containing protein — translation MAHRIYTTSFASVYPLYVAKAERKGRTKDEVDTIIRWLTGYDEAGLERQLAAEVDFDTFFTAAPKMNEDRALIKGVVCGVRVENVKEPLMREIRYLDKLVDELAKGKAMAKILRGGDV, via the coding sequence ATGGCACACCGCATTTACACGACGAGCTTTGCGAGCGTCTATCCGCTTTACGTCGCGAAAGCCGAACGGAAAGGCCGGACGAAAGACGAAGTCGATACGATTATCCGCTGGTTGACGGGCTATGACGAGGCCGGACTCGAGCGCCAACTCGCTGCCGAGGTCGACTTTGACACATTCTTCACCGCTGCGCCCAAGATGAACGAAGACCGCGCCCTCATCAAAGGCGTCGTCTGCGGCGTCCGCGTCGAGAATGTCAAGGAGCCGCTCATGCGCGAGATTCGCTATTTGGACAAACTCGTCGATGAACTGGCCAAAGGCAAGGCGATGGCGAAGATTTTACGAGGAGGCGACGTCTGA
- a CDS encoding haloacid dehalogenase type II — MKPTIKAFVFDVYGTLFDVHSVKTACDEQFPGKGDQISQAWRTKQLDYFFTRHIMGRYEDFSVVTRDALRYALSAAEVTWTIETEDALIATYADLSPYEEVEDVLHQLHHKQTIVLSNGTDAMLAELIQNAGFTDLFDELVSIDGIKQAKPSPAAYMHWFKNSGLKRDEVLFLSSNGWDIAGAKNFGFHTAWINRDSKPVDMPDLAPDAVYEDLSGVLEWVTDEAAWP, encoded by the coding sequence ATGAAACCGACGATTAAAGCATTCGTGTTCGATGTATATGGGACCTTGTTCGACGTCCATTCCGTCAAGACGGCGTGTGACGAACAGTTCCCCGGAAAAGGTGACCAAATCAGCCAAGCGTGGCGGACGAAACAGCTCGACTACTTCTTTACTCGCCACATCATGGGGCGCTATGAGGACTTCTCCGTCGTCACGCGCGACGCGCTCCGGTATGCGTTGTCGGCGGCCGAAGTGACGTGGACGATCGAGACGGAGGATGCATTGATCGCCACTTACGCCGACCTGTCGCCATATGAAGAGGTTGAAGACGTCTTGCACCAACTTCATCATAAACAGACCATCGTTCTCTCGAACGGGACGGACGCGATGCTCGCGGAACTCATCCAAAACGCCGGTTTCACCGACCTGTTCGACGAACTCGTCAGCATCGACGGCATCAAACAAGCCAAGCCGTCACCGGCCGCCTACATGCACTGGTTCAAGAACAGCGGATTGAAGCGGGACGAGGTGCTGTTCCTATCCTCGAACGGTTGGGACATTGCCGGTGCGAAGAACTTCGGATTCCATACCGCTTGGATCAACCGCGACAGCAAACCAGTCGATATGCCCGACCTGGCCCCTGACGCCGTCTACGAGGACTTGTCAGGCGTACTGGAATGGGTCACGGACGAAGCGGCTTGGCCATAA
- a CDS encoding FMN-binding negative transcriptional regulator: MYVPKLYAVNDPREVHDFLKAHPFGTVVTYDGQKPIATHVPLRFHEEEGHVWFTTHIAKNNPQWQTIEDQTVLLIVQGPDAYVSASWYGHEDVSTWNYQAVHAYGQATIMNETQLEEDLAGLLQDHEGDREHAVVWEELSEPVQRQKYGVVGFRIDIEEMQAAFKLSQNRNETDYTRIVSELEQAGCPMADVMRRNR; encoded by the coding sequence ATGTACGTCCCAAAACTTTACGCCGTGAACGATCCGAGAGAAGTGCACGATTTCTTGAAGGCGCATCCGTTCGGCACCGTCGTCACGTATGATGGCCAAAAACCGATCGCGACGCACGTGCCACTCCGTTTCCATGAGGAAGAGGGCCACGTCTGGTTCACGACACACATCGCCAAAAACAATCCACAGTGGCAAACGATTGAAGACCAGACCGTCCTCTTGATCGTCCAAGGCCCGGACGCCTATGTGTCGGCGTCGTGGTACGGGCATGAGGACGTCTCGACATGGAACTATCAGGCGGTGCATGCCTACGGACAGGCGACGATTATGAACGAGACACAACTTGAGGAAGATCTGGCCGGACTGCTTCAAGACCATGAAGGGGACCGTGAGCACGCCGTCGTCTGGGAGGAATTGTCCGAGCCGGTGCAGCGACAGAAATATGGCGTCGTCGGGTTCCGCATCGACATCGAAGAGATGCAGGCCGCGTTCAAGCTGAGTCAGAATCGAAACGAGACGGACTATACACGCATCGTCTCCGAGCTCGAGCAAGCAGGGTGTCCAATGGCGGATGTGATGCGGCGCAACCGTTGA
- a CDS encoding methyl-accepting chemotaxis protein: MKNLNMSKKFTVLITVFIATLVIIAALSHVLMGRMADAGEELYEERLLPIRALGQIRTDNRALEGYVLELMLATEESRNAELQENITERRDSMVENLRLFNENFASTNVDMQQQVADLNTLITTYLERVDIVLQPAIRNENTAAYRQYVSELRPIRLALVETATVVMDGINQEAETASQTMQENRAQSVLVFWVLVAIGALVSIGLGIYITRLIVRPVRELNGLMSRAGEGDLTVDSTYTSRDEIGSLVVSFNHMKDNLRDLISNVTSTAGRVATSSDDLKSNVEETTKATEMVAVTMEEIASGSLRQLTRVKESNSTLTELTNGIHHVSNSAQHMTELSDGALQKVGTGNELIETLESQLEAMNEKVKALQTVIGQLDVRSQEIGSITGTISGIAEQTNLLALNAAIEAARAGDHGRGFAVVASEVRKLAEESAVATKRISGLIGDTQTETKQAVQTMHIVESEMGHSVTNVQQAGDAFEDIKRAIEEVGQKVEEVSGAVQEMAAGATEILTSVNEIQGITETTATETENTSAATEEQMASMEEITASAQELSNMADEMRQMTKRFNV, from the coding sequence ATGAAAAATTTAAATATGTCTAAAAAATTTACGGTGCTCATCACCGTGTTTATCGCAACGCTCGTCATCATCGCGGCACTCAGTCATGTCCTAATGGGACGGATGGCCGACGCGGGAGAAGAATTATACGAAGAGCGGTTGCTGCCGATTCGGGCGCTCGGTCAGATTCGGACGGACAACCGTGCGCTTGAAGGTTATGTACTCGAGTTGATGTTGGCAACCGAAGAAAGTCGTAACGCGGAACTCCAAGAAAATATTACGGAGCGACGAGACAGCATGGTCGAGAATTTAAGGTTGTTCAATGAGAACTTCGCTTCGACAAATGTTGACATGCAACAACAGGTCGCAGATTTGAATACTTTGATTACGACGTATTTGGAACGGGTTGATATCGTCTTGCAACCGGCAATCAGAAACGAGAATACGGCAGCCTATCGCCAATATGTCAGCGAGCTACGCCCAATCCGCCTCGCGCTCGTCGAAACAGCCACGGTCGTCATGGATGGAATCAATCAAGAAGCCGAGACGGCCAGTCAGACGATGCAGGAAAATCGTGCCCAGTCAGTGCTCGTCTTCTGGGTGCTCGTCGCCATCGGGGCGCTCGTCTCAATCGGGCTCGGAATCTACATTACGCGTCTCATCGTGCGACCGGTTCGTGAGTTGAATGGACTCATGAGCCGAGCCGGTGAAGGAGACTTGACGGTCGACAGCACGTATACGTCACGCGATGAAATCGGGTCGCTCGTGGTGTCGTTCAATCATATGAAAGACAACTTGCGTGACTTGATTAGTAACGTCACGTCGACGGCGGGACGCGTCGCCACGTCATCGGACGATTTGAAATCGAACGTCGAAGAGACAACGAAAGCGACGGAGATGGTCGCCGTCACGATGGAAGAGATCGCATCTGGATCGCTCCGTCAATTGACGCGGGTGAAAGAATCGAACAGCACATTGACCGAACTGACGAACGGGATTCATCACGTCTCGAATAGCGCCCAACATATGACCGAGTTGTCAGACGGGGCACTCCAAAAAGTCGGGACCGGCAATGAATTGATTGAGACGCTCGAGTCCCAGCTCGAGGCGATGAACGAGAAAGTGAAGGCGTTGCAGACGGTCATCGGTCAACTCGACGTCCGCTCGCAAGAAATCGGCAGCATCACCGGCACGATTTCCGGTATCGCCGAACAGACGAACTTGCTCGCACTGAACGCGGCCATCGAAGCGGCGCGGGCCGGCGACCACGGACGCGGCTTCGCTGTCGTCGCCTCAGAAGTGCGGAAACTTGCCGAAGAGTCGGCCGTCGCGACGAAACGCATCTCCGGTTTGATTGGGGATACGCAGACGGAGACGAAACAAGCCGTCCAAACGATGCACATCGTCGAGAGCGAGATGGGCCATAGCGTCACGAACGTACAACAAGCGGGCGACGCGTTCGAGGATATCAAGCGGGCGATCGAAGAGGTCGGACAAAAAGTCGAGGAAGTGTCGGGCGCCGTTCAAGAGATGGCAGCCGGGGCGACCGAGATTTTGACGTCCGTGAACGAGATTCAAGGCATCACCGAGACGACCGCGACCGAAACCGAGAACACCTCGGCGGCGACGGAAGAACAGATGGCGTCGATGGAAGAGATCACGGCCTCGGCCCAAGAACTGTCGAACATGGCAGACGAGATGCGCCAAATGACAAAACGATTTAACGTATAA
- a CDS encoding SDR family oxidoreductase: MKYLVTGATGKLGSKIVDVLLKSVPASELAVSVRNPEKAEALKAKGVDVRHGDFDKPETLDEAFKGVERLLIISADGDNDTRIRQHANAVEAAERAGVSFIAYTSLADATESQNLMAPPHVETEGAIERTGIPHAFLRNNWYLENELGSIQGVLAGAPWVTAARDGKVGWALQDDYAEAAANVLLADDFEQNIFELSGPLHTQAELVEALSEVLGREVTLQEVSTDAYAGVMRGAGVPEGAIPIVVGIQDSIRNGSLEVESNDFELVLGRPVTPLKEALQKLVSTL; encoded by the coding sequence ATGAAATACTTAGTCACAGGTGCAACCGGGAAACTCGGTTCGAAAATTGTCGATGTGTTACTCAAGTCGGTACCCGCAAGTGAACTCGCGGTCAGCGTCCGCAATCCGGAGAAAGCGGAAGCACTGAAAGCGAAAGGTGTCGATGTGCGACATGGGGACTTCGACAAGCCCGAGACGCTCGATGAAGCGTTCAAAGGTGTCGAACGACTGCTCATCATCTCGGCGGACGGGGACAACGACACGCGCATCCGTCAACATGCGAACGCCGTCGAGGCGGCCGAGCGCGCAGGCGTATCGTTCATCGCCTATACGAGTCTCGCCGACGCGACAGAGAGCCAAAACTTGATGGCACCGCCACATGTCGAGACGGAAGGCGCAATCGAGCGGACGGGGATCCCTCACGCGTTCTTGCGCAACAACTGGTACTTAGAAAACGAACTTGGTAGCATCCAAGGCGTGCTTGCCGGTGCACCTTGGGTGACGGCTGCCCGTGATGGGAAGGTTGGTTGGGCGTTGCAAGACGATTACGCTGAAGCGGCAGCGAACGTGCTCCTCGCGGATGACTTCGAACAGAACATCTTCGAGTTGTCCGGCCCGCTCCATACGCAAGCCGAACTCGTCGAGGCGCTCAGTGAAGTGCTCGGGCGTGAAGTGACCCTCCAAGAAGTGAGTACTGACGCTTATGCTGGCGTCATGCGCGGCGCAGGGGTGCCGGAAGGGGCAATCCCGATCGTCGTCGGGATTCAAGATAGTATCCGCAACGGCTCGCTTGAAGTTGAGTCGAACGATTTCGAGTTGGTGCTCGGTCGTCCGGTGACACCGCTCAAAGAGGCGCTTCAAAAGCTCGTATCGACGTTATAA
- a CDS encoding DUF1801 domain-containing protein — MDYTTLVDDKRLDAFIRLIDVIDANLPAGFEKTTDGNGIHYVVPLSAYPSGYHVTPGTPLPFLSVIAQKNHVAVYHMGVYSDPELLRWFEESYAAQVPTKLDMGKSCIRFKNVKHIPYELMGELVSKMTPEQWIAAYESR, encoded by the coding sequence ATGGACTATACGACACTCGTCGACGACAAGCGGCTCGACGCTTTCATCCGTTTAATTGACGTCATCGATGCGAACTTACCGGCCGGGTTCGAGAAGACGACCGACGGGAACGGCATCCATTATGTCGTCCCGCTATCGGCGTATCCGTCCGGATATCACGTCACGCCGGGCACCCCGCTCCCGTTCTTGAGCGTCATCGCCCAGAAGAACCATGTCGCCGTGTATCATATGGGCGTCTATAGCGACCCGGAACTGCTCCGCTGGTTCGAGGAGTCATACGCCGCCCAAGTGCCGACGAAGCTCGACATGGGCAAGAGCTGTATCCGCTTCAAAAACGTGAAGCATATCCCATATGAGTTGATGGGTGAACTCGTCTCGAAGATGACACCAGAACAATGGATTGCTGCGTACGAGTCACGTTAA
- a CDS encoding Cof-type HAD-IIB family hydrolase, with protein sequence MRNIIFLDVDGTLVDDHGNIPESAKEAVRQARQNGHLVFLSTGRSKAELFSDILDVGFDGIIGAAGGYIELEEEVLYHQQVSVDDLSHLISFFTEHGIDFYLESNDGLFAGGNAKARVATMIDELMANNPEASATIERGLKPFHDAMMEGVDLVRPDVNKISFLGSSVPLDVIQQEFASRFTVIPSTVAVFGANSGELSIPGVNKATAIVTLLEHLGLERAQTFAYGDGLNDIEMLEYVEVGVAMGNAKPEVKRVADDVTDACDQDGLANSFKKYRLI encoded by the coding sequence ATGCGAAATATCATCTTTCTAGACGTCGACGGCACGCTCGTCGATGACCATGGCAACATTCCGGAATCGGCCAAAGAGGCCGTCCGGCAAGCGCGACAGAACGGCCATCTCGTCTTCTTATCGACCGGGCGCTCGAAGGCCGAGCTATTCTCGGACATTCTCGACGTCGGCTTTGACGGCATCATCGGGGCAGCCGGGGGCTACATCGAGCTCGAGGAGGAAGTGCTGTACCATCAACAAGTCTCCGTCGATGATTTGAGTCATCTCATCTCCTTCTTCACCGAACACGGCATCGACTTCTATCTCGAGTCGAACGACGGCCTGTTCGCCGGCGGCAACGCCAAGGCACGGGTGGCGACGATGATCGACGAGTTGATGGCGAACAATCCGGAAGCGAGCGCGACGATTGAACGCGGCTTGAAGCCGTTTCATGACGCGATGATGGAAGGGGTCGACCTCGTCCGTCCCGACGTGAATAAAATCTCGTTTCTCGGCTCGTCTGTCCCGCTCGACGTCATCCAACAAGAGTTCGCATCCCGCTTCACCGTCATCCCGAGCACGGTCGCCGTATTCGGGGCCAACAGTGGGGAGCTGTCCATCCCGGGCGTCAATAAAGCGACGGCGATTGTGACGTTGCTCGAACATCTAGGGTTGGAGCGAGCGCAGACGTTCGCCTACGGAGACGGGTTGAACGACATCGAGATGCTCGAATACGTCGAGGTCGGTGTCGCCATGGGCAACGCCAAACCCGAGGTCAAGCGTGTCGCGGACGACGTGACGGATGCGTGTGATCAAGACGGGCTCGCGAATAGCTTCAAAAAATATCGACTCATCTGA
- a CDS encoding Rrf2 family transcriptional regulator, protein MSISSRFAVGIHILTLIEVNQDGVTSSDFLAGSVNTNPALIRKIMAMLKKADLIEVKPGVAGAKLTKDLTEISLYDVYRAVSVVEENELFSIHDNPNPACPVGQHIQATIEPIFIHAQSAMESVLKHVTLADVVNDVATKSQAT, encoded by the coding sequence ATGTCCATCAGTAGCCGTTTCGCGGTCGGCATTCATATCTTGACGTTGATCGAGGTCAATCAGGACGGCGTCACCTCGTCTGACTTTTTGGCCGGTAGCGTCAACACGAACCCGGCCCTAATCCGAAAAATCATGGCCATGTTGAAGAAGGCCGACTTGATTGAAGTGAAGCCTGGCGTCGCCGGAGCCAAACTGACGAAAGACTTGACCGAGATTTCGCTCTATGACGTCTATCGCGCCGTCAGTGTCGTCGAGGAGAACGAGTTGTTCAGTATCCATGACAACCCGAACCCAGCGTGCCCCGTCGGCCAACATATCCAAGCGACAATCGAGCCGATCTTTATCCACGCCCAATCGGCGATGGAATCGGTATTGAAGCATGTGACCCTCGCCGATGTCGTGAACGATGTCGCAACGAAAAGCCAAGCAACCTGA